In a single window of the Rhopalosiphum padi isolate XX-2018 chromosome 1, ASM2088224v1, whole genome shotgun sequence genome:
- the LOC132932289 gene encoding zinc finger protein 81-like isoform X2, with the protein MDQENQGVIYIENWNDLCRLCLRNEQSLQNLFFEESLLENIQEVTNLHFNVEDSLPNSICKICIEQVNSFVEFRVRCKATDEWLRNEAVILDNDNKDNIEIVEVVDIWNDGTSLEKKESIISQLCIENTDDKFCLCEDCGECFETTKQLTLHTKTHSSDHVKCNLCNGVLDNYSKFDSSLVKDEIILCKKCKNMNNIDNLEVKNSYTEIEGGFLCEKCQKVFKTLAGMLSHLRNYEKKLEIGSLSYQCHFCEEVFATIQQVWIHMKTHAPGEKIKCRHCEKCFKSYLTLVRHENKHEGTLNYVCSYCGRAFVTPYGRDRHEMTHNAAKDVQCEKCTMTFYTRAEYNRHMRYHDNVRNFLCSFCGKRFFESAHKTIHERAHTGERPFACNFCGKKFMSKQKARRHQAIHSRHKNKK; encoded by the exons ATGGACCAAGAAAATCAGGGTGTTATTTATATCGAAAATTGGAATGACTTATGTCGATTGTGTCTACGCAATGAACAATCATTGCAAAATCTGTTTTTTGAAGAATCTCTTTTGGAAAATATTCAAGAGGTCACAAATCTTCAC tttaatgttGAGGATTCTTTACCTAATTCtatatgcaaaatatgcatCGAACAAGTTAATTCATTTGTTGAATTTCGAGTACGATGTAAAGCTACTGATGAATGGCTACGAAATGAAGCTGTAATTTTGGATAATGATAACAAG GATAATATCGAAATTGTAGAAGTAGTGGACATCTGGAACGACGGTACTTCATTGGAAAAGAAAGAAAGCATAATTTCCcaattatgtatagaaaatactgATGATAAATTTTGTTTGTGTGAAGATTGTGGGGAATGTTTTGAAACAACTAAACAACTTACTTTACATACTAAAACTCATTCTTCTGATCATGTTAAATGCAACTTGTGTAATGGAGTTTTAGATAACTATAGTAAATTTGATAGTTCATTAGTTAAAGATGAAATTATCCTATGCAAAAAGtgcaaaaatatgaataatattgataatttagaaGTAAAAAATTCTTACACAGAAATTGAAGGAGGttttttatgtgaaaaatgTCAAAAGGTTTTCAAAACACTGGCTGGTATGTTATCACATTtaagaaattatgaaaaaaaattagaaataggtTCTTTGTCTTATCAATGCCATTTTTGTGAGGAAGTATTTGCAACTATTCAACAAGTTTGGATACATATGAAGACTCATGCACCTGgtgagaaaataaaatgtcgtcattgtgaaaaatgtttcaaatcaTACTTGACACTTGTACGTCATGAAAATAAACATGAAGGTACCTTAAATTATGTATGTTCATATTGTGGAAGAGCTTTTGTTACACCATATGGTCGTGATAGACATGAAATGACTCATAATGCAGCCAAAGATGTGCAATGTGAAAAATGTACAATGACATTTTACACTAGAGCTGAATATAATAGACACATGAGATACCATGACAATGTTAGAAACTTTTTGTGTTCGTTTTGTGGTAAACGATTTTTTGAAAGTGCTCATAAAACAATTCATGAACGTGCCCATACTGGAGAAAGACCATTTGCTTGTAATTTTTGTGGGAAAAAATTTATGTCTAAACAAAAAGCACGTCGGCATCAAGCTATTCACTcaagacataaaaataaaaaataa
- the LOC132932289 gene encoding gastrula zinc finger protein XlCGF26.1-like isoform X1 — translation MDQENQGVIYIENWNDLCRLCLRNEQSLQNLFFEESLLENIQEVTNLHFNVEDSLPNSICKICIEQVNSFVEFRVRCKATDEWLRNEAVILDNDNKDSIIVDSEEINNKDLLLVEPNQYEEQLIDDPEPVDNKQIVENEIELSHCIVQTEEVMQMSVNEEETLETNTSDHQCAICGKELLSAYTLANHMRSHTGERPYGCSVCEKFFKTKSNLNEHYRVHNPELRWMKTSSRDIPSITRVTVTSEDILTCGQCSKVFVSLDELSAHEREHDDQPEQPEQLTQTVEATISPAAVTSASAMTTFTCEQCNKNFTSKSQLSAHIGNNCSEGADRQCPYCGKQFRSVATLENHKRVHTREKPFTCELCGKAFRTKGNLLEHKRVHNNSLCLVKNDAKMTDRDAGAGGCDQRFQCTYCSKPFRTYTALLNHERVHTREKPFECSVCGKCFRTKSNLTEHMKGCHDMDSSACGSDEVQVFTFKTQTVAAAELEST, via the exons ATGGACCAAGAAAATCAGGGTGTTATTTATATCGAAAATTGGAATGACTTATGTCGATTGTGTCTACGCAATGAACAATCATTGCAAAATCTGTTTTTTGAAGAATCTCTTTTGGAAAATATTCAAGAGGTCACAAATCTTCAC tttaatgttGAGGATTCTTTACCTAATTCtatatgcaaaatatgcatCGAACAAGTTAATTCATTTGTTGAATTTCGAGTACGATGTAAAGCTACTGATGAATGGCTACGAAATGAAGCTGTAATTTTGGATAATGATAACAAG gaTTCTATAATAGTTGATTCagaagaaattaataataaagatttattattagtgGAACCAAATCAATACGAAGAGCAGTTAATTGATGATCCAGAACCTGTTGATAATAAGCAAATAGTTGAAAATGAAATTGAGTTGTCTCATTGCATTGTTCAAACAGAAGAGGTAATGCAAATGTCGGTTAACGAAGAAGAGACATTAGAAACGAATACTAGTGATCATCAATGTGCAATCTGTGGTAAAGAGTTGTTGTCTGCATATACACTTGCAAACCACATGCGATCCCACACAGGAGAGCGTCCTTATGGATGCAGTGTATGTGAAAAGTTCTTCAAgactaaatcaaatttaaatgaacATTACCG agTTCACAATCCGGAACTGCGTTGGATGAAGACGTCGAGCAGGGACATCCCGTCCATAACCCGAGTGACGGTCACGTCTGAAGATATTCTGACGTGCGGTCAGTGTTCTAAGGTGTTCGTATCACTGGACGAATTGTCTGCTCACGAACGCGAACACGACGATCAGCCGGAACAGCCGGAACAGTTGACGCAGACGGTCGAGGCGACAATATCACCGGCGGCAGTGACGTCTGCGTCTGCGATGACGACGTTCACTTGTGAACAGTGCAACAAAAACTTCACGTCGAAGTCACAGCTGTCCGCGCACATCGGCAACAACTGTTCGGAAGGCGCTGACCGACAGTGTCCGTACTGCGGCAAGCAGTTTCGGTCGGTGGCCACGCTGGAGAACCACAAGCGGGTGCACACCAGGGAAAAACCGTTCACGTGCGAGCTGTGCGGCAAGGCATTCCGCACCAAAGGCAATCTGCTGGAGCACAAGCGCGTGCACAACAACAGCCTGTGCCTGGTCAAGAACGACGCGAAGATGACGGACCGCGACGCCGGTGCGGGCGGCTGCGACCAGCGGTTCCAGTGCACGTACTGTTCGAAACCGTTCCGGACGTACACGGCGCTGTTGAATCACGAGCGCGTGCACACCCGCGAAAAGCCGTTCGAGTGTTCTGTGTGCGGCAAGTGTTTCCGAACCAAATCCAACCTGACGGAGCACATGAAGGGCTGCCACGACATGGACTCGTCGGCCTGCGGTTCGGACGAGGTCCAAGTGTTCACGTTCAAGACCCAAACGGTGGCCGCCGCCGAGCTGGAGTCCACGTGA
- the LOC132932290 gene encoding succinate dehydrogenase assembly factor 4, mitochondrial-like: MYSMNIFRQTSTVRLSIKQCTIQLNKYKSTDSKKDLKEVIKMKTPIGKLDEIEAGKHPFQEKEPLKEWPEGRNPATGEKNGPKGPEPTRYGDWERKGRVTDF, from the exons atGTATTCGATGAATATATTCCGACAAACATCTACAGTACGCTTGTCAATCAAACAATGTACAATAcagctaaataaatataaatccacAGATTCcaaaaaagatttaaaagaagtaattaaaatgaaaacaccAATCG gAAAATTAGATGAAATTGAAGCTGGTAAACATCCATTTCAAGAAAAAGAGCCTTTGAAAGAATGGCCTGAAGGTCGTAATCCAGCAACAGGGGAAAAAAATGGCCCAAAAGGACCTGAACCAACTAGATATGGCGATTGGGAGAGAAAAGGAAGAGTGAcggatttttaa